The Gordonibacter urolithinfaciens genome contains a region encoding:
- the purE gene encoding 5-(carboxyamino)imidazole ribonucleotide mutase: MPCENNNPVVGIIMGSESDMPAMEPCMKQLDEFGITYEVKVASAHRKPAEVHEWASTAHERGIRVIVAAAGKAAHLGGVVAAYTPNPVIAVPMKTSDLGGLDSLLSMVQMPSGVPVACVAINGAKNAAILAVQILGTGCDTARQKIIDFKQGMAEA; encoded by the coding sequence ATGCCCTGCGAGAACAACAATCCGGTCGTCGGCATCATCATGGGATCCGAGAGCGACATGCCTGCCATGGAGCCGTGCATGAAGCAGCTCGACGAGTTCGGCATCACCTACGAGGTGAAGGTGGCCAGCGCGCACCGCAAGCCGGCCGAGGTGCACGAGTGGGCCTCGACGGCGCACGAGCGCGGCATCCGCGTAATCGTGGCGGCCGCGGGCAAGGCCGCGCACTTGGGCGGCGTCGTGGCGGCGTACACCCCGAACCCGGTTATTGCCGTGCCCATGAAGACGAGCGATCTGGGCGGCCTCGACTCGCTGCTGTCGATGGTGCAGATGCCCTCCGGTGTGCCGGTGGCCTGCGTGGCTATAAACGGCGCGAAGAATGCGGCCATCCTGGCCGTGCAGATCCTCGGCACCGGCTGCGATACCGCCCGCCAGAAGATCATCGACTTCAAGCAAGGTATGGCCGAGGCGTAG
- a CDS encoding TetR/AcrR family transcriptional regulator → MRERKRRETRAAIERAAISLVDELGYDNVTVAMISERAVVSQGTFFNYFPTKDAAIVGLGLVDLDAEAVHAAYDRIEGTPYHATLALFLKVVRDLDWTSEIAAMRARLVAQTPALMKLFLDGTFGFVSEFRGILTTYLEQHPERRTCPDELAPSEEAGLVVAEALEAAKFALARATADPDASLPEAAEVEAVVRRIVG, encoded by the coding sequence TTGCGCGAGCGCAAACGCCGCGAGACGCGCGCGGCTATCGAGCGCGCGGCTATCTCGCTGGTGGACGAGCTGGGCTACGACAACGTGACCGTGGCCATGATCAGCGAGCGAGCCGTGGTCTCGCAAGGCACGTTCTTCAACTACTTCCCCACGAAGGACGCCGCCATCGTGGGGCTGGGGCTCGTCGACCTCGATGCCGAAGCCGTCCATGCTGCCTACGACCGCATAGAGGGCACGCCGTACCACGCCACCCTCGCGCTGTTCCTCAAGGTGGTGCGCGATCTGGACTGGACGAGCGAGATCGCCGCCATGCGGGCGCGGCTGGTGGCCCAGACGCCGGCGCTTATGAAGCTGTTCCTAGACGGCACGTTCGGCTTCGTGTCCGAGTTCCGCGGCATTTTGACCACCTACCTGGAACAGCATCCCGAGAGGCGCACCTGCCCGGACGAGCTGGCGCCTTCCGAGGAGGCGGGTCTTGTGGTGGCCGAGGCGCTTGAGGCGGCGAAGTTCGCGTTGGCCCGCGCCACGGCCGATCCCGATGCATCGCTTCCCGAGGCGGCCGAAGTGGAGGCCGTCGTCAGGCGGATCGTCGGGTAG
- a CDS encoding GGDEF domain-containing protein — MVVGISRIARFSVAARIILAALLACTLMSITPATNDGAAGRAFADTASTPGTQSTGFEQRVVRVGYMDIPGMLCRNADGTLEGYTYDYLQRIAQFTGWTYEFVEAEGETTNDQAIDLINMLEDGRIDLEGGMTYSPALDDMYEYPRNSYGTAHTSLFVPNENAKITSTNLFTEGPLNIALSSSAKLRREELAYFCEKNNLEYTTVECSTNNELAERTISEEADAFLGVDISPVEGFHVVATFAGRPFFFAAPKGDRAIIDEIDQTIERINESNPQLQDSLYKKHFANNGAGYALSSDEAEFARNHDTLRVGIIAERAPLQSFDRLTGEFEGVSQGMLDFLSQKTGLSFEVVRIERSDDMASAIREAGVDLVAGIDGNDTVASTLGLSLSAPYMTTNLLLVYNRFVDPDDLSNRKLALSWELESALPANDSTTIYGSMEECFKAVNDGRADYTYGTSYTAPYYTNVDGLSNLLTLPTSTEAIEVCFGLVHPVEPDLLSIINKSIRGLSTEELDSIVYENVLVDSEEQVGAFLASHLLEFAIAAIAILVVVIVLLVLYLRSRVLANRRVREENLRFQKLYSLTNELLFEYSLAADTLIMSNPKGSRSRVIASVGEESDDGSYRIISHAHALIAADADPEMLDALTSPTNSSVDLPYEPRPGEKHWVRIASHLVTNDEGRPISVIGKITSVDDEVREKMDLSDRARHDGLTGLLNWATFCEQAEKLLESGTCGAMLVIDTDDFKSVNDTYGHLTGDVALRETAEELRGAFRPHDLIGRLGGDEFAVCIDGPIDHDQLAERCARLVGRGVTFDDQHGVERTITLSIGGVELAGITIPYREAYQQADSALYRAKADGKDRFVLERLREN, encoded by the coding sequence ATGGTCGTGGGAATATCCCGGATAGCGCGCTTCTCCGTTGCGGCGAGGATCATCCTTGCCGCACTGCTCGCCTGCACCCTCATGTCCATCACACCGGCCACCAACGACGGCGCAGCGGGCAGGGCATTCGCGGATACGGCGTCGACGCCGGGCACCCAATCAACCGGTTTCGAGCAACGCGTGGTCAGGGTGGGGTACATGGACATCCCGGGTATGCTCTGCCGCAATGCCGACGGTACGCTCGAAGGCTACACCTACGATTACCTGCAGCGTATCGCACAGTTCACCGGATGGACGTACGAGTTCGTGGAAGCCGAGGGCGAAACCACCAACGACCAGGCAATCGACCTGATAAACATGCTCGAGGACGGCCGAATCGACCTCGAGGGCGGTATGACGTACAGCCCTGCACTCGACGACATGTACGAGTATCCCCGGAACAGCTACGGCACTGCGCACACCTCGTTGTTCGTCCCCAACGAGAACGCCAAAATAACGTCGACCAACCTCTTCACCGAGGGGCCGTTGAACATTGCTCTTTCGAGCTCCGCGAAGCTGCGCCGCGAAGAGCTCGCCTATTTCTGCGAGAAAAACAACCTTGAGTACACCACTGTAGAATGCTCCACCAACAACGAACTGGCAGAGAGGACAATATCGGAAGAGGCCGACGCCTTCCTTGGCGTCGACATCAGCCCCGTAGAAGGATTCCACGTGGTTGCCACGTTTGCCGGGCGACCGTTCTTCTTCGCGGCGCCGAAAGGCGACCGCGCGATCATCGACGAGATCGACCAGACCATCGAGCGCATCAACGAGAGCAATCCCCAGTTGCAGGACTCCCTTTACAAGAAGCACTTCGCCAACAACGGCGCCGGATACGCCCTGTCGAGCGACGAGGCGGAGTTTGCACGCAACCACGATACGCTGCGCGTAGGGATCATCGCCGAACGGGCACCCCTCCAGTCCTTCGACCGCCTGACCGGCGAGTTCGAGGGCGTGTCGCAGGGCATGCTCGACTTCCTGTCGCAAAAGACGGGCCTCTCGTTCGAGGTCGTGCGCATCGAGCGCAGCGACGACATGGCATCCGCCATCCGCGAGGCCGGGGTTGACTTAGTAGCCGGAATAGACGGCAACGACACCGTAGCCTCGACTTTGGGCCTGTCGCTCTCGGCACCGTACATGACCACGAACCTGCTGCTCGTATACAACCGGTTCGTCGATCCCGACGATCTGTCCAATCGAAAGCTGGCCCTTTCCTGGGAACTGGAAAGCGCCCTGCCCGCTAACGACTCCACAACCATATACGGGTCGATGGAGGAATGCTTCAAGGCCGTGAACGACGGCCGGGCTGACTATACGTACGGCACCTCGTACACCGCCCCGTACTACACGAACGTGGACGGGCTGAGCAACCTGCTGACCCTGCCCACCTCCACCGAGGCCATCGAAGTGTGCTTCGGCCTTGTGCATCCGGTGGAGCCCGACCTGCTGTCTATCATCAACAAGTCCATTCGCGGCCTCTCCACCGAGGAGCTGGACTCCATCGTATACGAGAACGTGCTCGTCGATTCCGAAGAGCAGGTCGGCGCATTCCTTGCGAGCCACCTGCTGGAGTTCGCCATCGCAGCTATCGCCATACTCGTGGTGGTGATCGTGCTGCTGGTGCTCTACCTGCGTTCGCGCGTGCTTGCCAACCGCCGCGTGCGCGAGGAGAACCTGCGTTTCCAGAAGCTGTACAGCCTGACGAACGAGCTTTTGTTCGAGTACTCGCTTGCCGCGGACACGCTGATCATGTCGAACCCCAAGGGCTCCCGCTCGCGCGTGATCGCCTCCGTGGGCGAGGAGTCGGACGACGGATCGTACCGCATCATCTCCCACGCTCACGCCCTTATCGCCGCCGATGCCGACCCCGAGATGCTCGACGCGCTCACGTCTCCCACCAACTCTTCCGTCGATCTGCCGTACGAGCCCAGACCGGGCGAGAAGCACTGGGTTCGTATCGCGTCGCATCTGGTGACGAACGACGAGGGACGGCCTATCTCGGTCATCGGGAAGATCACGAGCGTGGACGACGAGGTGCGCGAGAAGATGGATCTTTCGGATCGCGCGCGACACGACGGCCTCACAGGCTTGCTGAACTGGGCGACGTTCTGCGAGCAGGCCGAGAAGCTGCTGGAGTCGGGCACGTGCGGAGCCATGTTGGTCATCGACACAGACGACTTCAAAAGCGTCAACGACACGTACGGGCACCTCACCGGCGATGTCGCGCTTCGCGAAACCGCCGAAGAGCTGCGCGGCGCCTTCCGCCCCCACGACCTTATCGGACGCTTGGGCGGAGACGAGTTCGCCGTGTGCATCGACGGCCCTATCGACCACGACCAGTTGGCCGAACGCTGCGCACGCCTCGTAGGCCGCGGCGTGACGTTCGACGACCAACACGGCGTCGAGCGCACCATCACGCTGAGCATCGGCGGCGTGGAACTGGCCGGCATCACCATACCGTACCGCGAAGCCTACCAGCAAGCCGACAGCGCCCTCTATCGCGCCAAGGCCGATGGCAAGGACCGCTTCGTGTTGGA